ATCGTCGCCGCCGGCGGCGACGGCACGCTGAGCGAAGTGGCCAGCGCGCTGGCCCACCACGACGCCGACGCCGCGGCGTTGCCGGCGCTGGGCCTGGTGCCGCTGGGCACGGCCAACGACTTCGCCAGCGCCGCCGGCATTCCCGACACGCCGCTGGAAGCGCTGCACTTGATCGCGCAGGCGCCGGCGGTGGCCATCGACCTGCTGCGCATCGAGGCCAAGCACGGGCCGCACTGGTGCGCCAACGTCGCCAGCGGCGGCTTCGGCACCCAGGTCACGGTGGAGACCGACGAGGGCCTGAAGAAGATGCTCGGCGGCCTGGCCTACCTGATCACCGGGATGGGCAAGCTGGGCCAGATCGAGCCGATCCAGGCGCGGTTCGAGGGCCCGGAGTTCGCCTGGGAGGGCGAATTCATCGCGCTGGGCCTGGGCAACGGGCGCCAGGCCGGCGGCGGCCAGGCGCTGTGCCCGGACGCATTGATCGACGACGGCCTGCTCGACCTGACCATCGTCCCGGAGATGACCGGCGAAGTCGCCGCGACGCTGGGCACGCTGGTCACCTCCGGCAAGCAGGCGGCGCTGGAGCGCGTCGCGGTGCGCGCGCGGCTGCCGTGGCTGCGCATCGATGCGGCGATGCCGCTGACTCTGAACCTGGACGGCGAACCGGAAACCTCGCGGCACTTCCGCATCGATTGCGTCGCCGGCCGCCTGCGCATGCACCTGCCGCTGGAGTCGGCACTGCTGCGCGGCCGCGTGGGGTAGCGGCCGCGCCGGCCGCTTGCCTGGAGGGTATGTCGCGTCGCGACTGAAGTCGCTCCCACATGAGTGGGCCACATGAGGTAGGCCGTTGGCGTACAGGCCCTGGGTGACAGAGCTCCAATCCCGATTGCCCTGAAGCCGTCCGTGCGACCACTGCATTCGTCGCGATTGCGGCCCTGCAAAAAGCTCGCGGTGAGCATCCCGAGTGCATTGTGGGAGGAACTTCAGTCCCGACTGCATGCCATCGACGCCACCGCTTCACCTGTCTCGATAGCGACCCCACAAAAGGCTCGCGGTGAGCATCCCGGGTGCACTGTGGGAGGGACTTCAGTCCCGACTGCATCCAGTCCAGCAAGTCTGCTGCTTTGCTCCGAGCTGGTCGACCGGCACGCGATGCACCGTTGTGCCAACCGACGATTGCGCCGAGTCCACGCGCTTGGCGATCCATTGCCTTGCGGGAGGGCTTTCAACCCCGACGCCTTTCCCCGCTCCCAATTCGCTCCGACGCCGCACCACCACCACCGCGCCGATGGTCCCTTCTGCAACCGTTGCCAGTCCTCGCAGTTGCGGTAAAGTACCGCCGTGTCCAGCCTGACGACTCCGCGTTCCCTCACTTCCGCTCGCCGTGCGTGGCGATGGTGGCCTGCAGCCGTCGTCCGCCCCGCCACCGAGTCCCGGAAGGAAAGCCGTCTTGATCACCCGCGAGCAGTTCCAGCGCTACGCCGCTGAAGGTCACACCCGCATCCCCGTCGTCCGCGAAGTGCTGTCCGACCTGGACACGCCGCTGTCGGTCTATCTCAAGCTCGCCGCCGCGCCGCACACCTATCTGTTCGAATCGGTGGAAGGCGGCGAACGCTTCGGCCGCTACTCGATCATCGGCCTGCCGGTGCGCCGCGTGTACACCTTCAGCGGGCAGACACTGGAAGTGCGCGATCACGGCGAGCTGGTCGAGCGCCGCGAGGTCGCCGATCCGTTCGCCGAGGTCGAGGCGCTGCGCTCGGCGCATTCGGTGCCCAAGCTCGACGGCGTGCCCGGCTTCACCGGCGGGCTGGTCGGCTGGTTCGGCTTCGAATGCATCGGCTACATCGAGCCGCGCCTGGCCAGCGGCGACAAGCGCAACGAGCTGGACACCCCCGACATCCTGCTGATGCTGTCCGAGGAGGTCGCC
This sequence is a window from Xanthomonas sp. CFBP 8443. Protein-coding genes within it:
- the yegS gene encoding lipid kinase YegS, with translation MATPHWRLILNGKSAGDEALREAVADLRARGIQLQVRVTWEEGDAERYVAEAVTDGVDCIVAAGGDGTLSEVASALAHHDADAAALPALGLVPLGTANDFASAAGIPDTPLEALHLIAQAPAVAIDLLRIEAKHGPHWCANVASGGFGTQVTVETDEGLKKMLGGLAYLITGMGKLGQIEPIQARFEGPEFAWEGEFIALGLGNGRQAGGGQALCPDALIDDGLLDLTIVPEMTGEVAATLGTLVTSGKQAALERVAVRARLPWLRIDAAMPLTLNLDGEPETSRHFRIDCVAGRLRMHLPLESALLRGRVG